In Xenopus tropicalis strain Nigerian chromosome 5, UCB_Xtro_10.0, whole genome shotgun sequence, one genomic interval encodes:
- the znf513 gene encoding zinc finger protein 513, whose amino-acid sequence MPRPSQLIGHMVQGGSHVAVTSPEAPASPYAATGTCSSRGSSDRKYRGTDRKYRCKGEAVVMPRRKQSHPQPVKWGSEDPLDPNPSSLVLERDLLLGHELEFSDSSDRLLSFCKDSEDSVVCKMEIPCYSLSEDEYSGYRPLSADSDPDDVGMGDPLGDTGRCLDLPLGHRCLPCLTSSSSAGGSPPPLSAPPTHPSGQKERILFPCQLCPFSTHYSSHLKRHMKTHNGEKPFRCPHCLYASAQLVNLKRHLRTHTGEKPFRCEHCGFSCSSPGNLKRHQRVHTQEKPYSCNLCPYRCNQSRNLKRHLLGHRRRGQERQRRGAAPQEEEEDGAEAEDEEEKKIKRRQTEDAPTPALSIPFISGDLSVPTCARLSRAASPPAPPAAPGDSLPELLFPFTCQTCGLVLDEGCHQDGEEEEEEEEGAAEGQSCSRCSTCALGGPGSPGKGFSCVLCSFVTHYPNHLSRHMKTHSGEKPYKCQLCPYASAHYDNLKRHQRVHTGEKPYKCQLCDYACGNLANLKRHGRIHSGDKPFRCGLCSYSCNQSMNLKRHMLRHTGEKPFRCAQCHYTTGHWDNYKRHQKTHGHSAEGWTHPRRSSKVQRYSV is encoded by the exons ATGCCCCGCCCCTCACAGCTGATAGGTCACATGGTGCAGGGAGGGTCACATGTCGCAGTGACATCACCGGAGGCACCAGCATCTCCATATGCGGCTACAGGAACTTGTTCCTCCCGGGGTTCCTCCGACCGGAAGTACCGAGGCACAGACCGGAAGTACCGGTGTAAGGGGGAGGCGGTAGTCATGCCGAGGAGGAAGCAGTCCCACCCCCAGCCTGTTAAAT GGGGGAGTGAGGATCCATTAGATCCCAACCCAAGCAGTCTCGTTCTAGAGAGGGATCTCCTTCTGGGCCATGAACTCGAGTTCTCTGACAGCAGCGACCGACTCCTCTCCTTCTGTAAAGATTCCGAGG ATTCGGTGGTGTGCAAGATGGAGATCCCCTGTTACTCGCTGAGTGAGGACGAGTATTCGGGGTACCGCCCCCTGAGTGCTGACAGTGACCCCGATGATGTTGGGATGGGAGACCCGCTAGGGGACACGGGGCGCTGCCTGGATCTGCCACTCGGGCACCGCTGCCTACCTTGCCTTACTTCTTCCTCCTCGGCAGGGGGCTCCCCTCCTCCCCTCAgcgccccccccacacacccctctgGGCAGAAGGAACGTATTCTCTTCCCCTGCCAACTCTGCCCCTTTTCCACGCACTATTCCAGTCACCTCAAGCGCCACATGAAGACGCATAACGGTGAGAAACCCTTCCGGTGCCCGCACTGCCTCTATGCCTCTGCCCAGCTGGTGAACCTCAAGCGCCACCTACGCACCCACACGGGCGAGAAACCCTTCCGCTGCGAGCACTGTGGCTTCTCCTGCAGCAGCCCGGGCAACCTGAAGCGCCACCAGCGCGTCCACACCCAGGAGAAGCCCTACTCCTGCAATCTGTGCCCGTATCGCTGCAACCAGAGCCGCAACCTCAAGCGCCACCTTCTGGGGCACCGACGCAGGGGGCAAGAGAGACAGCGCCGGGGAGCGGCCCcccaggaggaggaggaggatggagcAGAGGCAGAAGATGAAGAAGAGAAAAAGATTAAACGGAGACAGACAGAAG ATGCCCCAACCCCGGCTCTTTCTATTCCTTTCATATCGGGAGACCTTTCGGTGCCAACCTGTGCCCGCCTGAGCCGTGCTGCCTCACCCCcggcgccccctgctgccccaggCGACAGCCTTCCCGAGTTGCTGTTCCCGTTTACGTGCCAGACCTGCGGCTTGGTGCTAGACGAGGGCTGCCATCAGGAtggtgaggaagaggaggaggaggaggagggggcagCGGAAGGGCAGTCGTGCTCTCGGTGCAGCACCTGCGCACTTGGGGGTCCCGGGAGTCCGGGCAAAGGATTTTCCTGCGTCCTGTGCTCCTTCGTCACTCACTACCCCAACCACCTGTCGCGGCACATGAAGACTCACAGTGGGGAGAAGCCGTACAAGTGCCAGCTGTGCCCGTACGCCTCTGCCCACTATGACAACCTGAAGCGGCACCAGCGAGTGCATACGGGCGAGAAGCCCTACAAGTGCCAGCTGTGTGACTATGCCTGCGGCAACCTGGCAAACCTGAAGCGCCACGGGCGCATCCACTCGGGGGACAAACCTTTCCGCTGCGGCCTGTGCAGCTACAGCTGCAACCAGAGCATGAACCTGAAGCGCCATATGCTGCGCCACACGGGCGAGAAGCCCTTCCGCTGCGCCCAGTGCCACTACACCACCGGGCACTGGGACAACTACAAGCGCCACCAAAAGACTCACGGACACTCAGCGGAGGGCTGGACCCACCCCAGGCGCAGCAGCAAAGTGCAGCGTTACTCAGTATAG